Below is a window of Anaerolineae bacterium DNA.
CCCATCATATCATCTTCTTTGAAGGCAATCGTTATTCGCAAGATTTTCATATGTTTGGCCAACCTCTCTCTAACGTAGTATACACTAACCATGATTATGCCGCGCCCGGTTTTGTTTATAGCAACGTTTATCCCGGTGAAACCAGAGGCCAGTATTATGATCAAGAAGTGCTGCAAGAAATTTTTTTGGAACGCAGCCAGTATATGCTAAAAACTAAAACCCCTATTTGGGTTGGCGAGTTTGGCCCCATGTATTTGGGCCAACCGGAAGTTGACGCGGCGCACTACCAGGTGCTCCGGGATCAGCTAAAAATTTATGCCCATTATCAGGCCAGTTGGTCCATCTGGCTTTACAAAGACATTGGTTTGCAGGGCGTGGTTTATGTGGATCCGGAAAGCAAATGGCTGCAACGTATCCGGCCCATTCTGGAAAAAAAAGCGCGGTTGGGCGCGGATTCCTGGGGCGGGATGGATACCCACATCCGGCATGTGATGGAACCAATAGAAACGCTCTTTGCCGCGGAGTTTCCCAATTACAACCCCTTCCCCTTTGGGGCGCGATGGCAAATTAATCGGCTTGTCCGCTACATCCTCTTGGCTGAACCGCTGTTGGAAGAATTTGGGGCGCTGTTTAAGGGCATGACTGAAGCCGAAATTGACGAAATGATGCAATCCTTCCGTTTTGAAAACTGTCTTCAACGGACAGAACTGGCCGATATACTTCAAGCTTATGCTTAATGAACGCGGTTGAAGTTATTGATTTGATTAAAATCCTCCTTCCCAAATAGGTCTGCCTCAAATTTTAGGACAGACTGGGCGGCGCGGGGAGTATCCTCTCGAATTTCTTCCGATGTGTCCAGAATTTTAGGAATTCTGGACACCCCTTCCCAAAATCCCGTTTGACAAAACAAATTTTTTATTGTAGAATAGGCTCGCGTTTCCGGTAACGTTACCGGAAATGTTGCCGGGAACGATGTCGTCTGAGCAACAGAGGTCAACCGTGAGCCGAAAGTCAAACCCTACCATTAGAGATGTGGCCCGTGTGGCCGGCGTGTCGGTTTCTACGGTATCGCGGGTTCTGAATGATAAAGACGACGTGGCCCCGGAAACTTATGAAAAGGTTCAACAAGTTATTGAGGAATTAGGCTATACTTCAAGTTTGGCGGCCAAAGGCATGCGCAGCCGTTGCACAAATGTGCTTGGTTTGGTGGTGCCCGATGTGAACGACTCTTTCTCTATTCAGGTGATGAGGGGGGTCAATCAGGCCATTAAAAAATTTAACTATGATCTGATTGTTTATACGGGCGGCAATAGCCGGATGAGCAGATGGCCGATCCGAGAACAACAATACGTTTCCCTGCTCAATGGCAGTATTACCGATGGCATTATTGTGGTAACCCCCAGAGCCACCAAATTTTTTACTCACTATCCGCTGGTGGCGGTTGATCCCCATCCAGAAGATGCAGAATTTCCCGCTGTTATTGCCACTAATCGAATGGGCGCGCTGGCCGTGATGGAATATCTGATCGGCTTAGGGCATCGGCGCATTGGTTTTATTGGCGGCCGGACCGATTTGCAAAGTGCGCTGCGGCGATTTCAAGGATATAAAGA
It encodes the following:
- a CDS encoding cellulase family glycosylhydrolase is translated as MSLAKKFLTVNGNQIVNQAGETVVLRGFGLGGWMNMENFITGYSANEEAQRRVVRQNLGDELYEFFFDRFLEYFFTEGDAQYIQSLGLNLLRLPVNYRHFEDDMQPFIIREAGFKHLDRVIDLCARHNIYTIIDLHALPGYQNQDWHSDNPTHKALFWQHKHFQDRAVNLWEAFAQRYKNNPWVAGYNPINEPGDPSEEKIAPYYRRLFDAIRAIDPHHIIFFEGNRYSQDFHMFGQPLSNVVYTNHDYAAPGFVYSNVYPGETRGQYYDQEVLQEIFLERSQYMLKTKTPIWVGEFGPMYLGQPEVDAAHYQVLRDQLKIYAHYQASWSIWLYKDIGLQGVVYVDPESKWLQRIRPILEKKARLGADSWGGMDTHIRHVMEPIETLFAAEFPNYNPFPFGARWQINRLVRYILLAEPLLEEFGALFKGMTEAEIDEMMQSFRFENCLQRTELADILQAYA
- a CDS encoding LacI family DNA-binding transcriptional regulator, whose amino-acid sequence is MSSEQQRSTVSRKSNPTIRDVARVAGVSVSTVSRVLNDKDDVAPETYEKVQQVIEELGYTSSLAAKGMRSRCTNVLGLVVPDVNDSFSIQVMRGVNQAIKKFNYDLIVYTGGNSRMSRWPIREQQYVSLLNGSITDGIIVVTPRATKFFTHYPLVAVDPHPEDAEFPAVIATNRMGALAVMEYLIGLGHRRIGFIGGRTDLQSALRRFQGYKDGLCQANLPLEQELIQPGDFTYECGYAAAQKLLNLPNPPTAIFAANDQSAFGVLKAAQEAGLSIPADLSLVGFDNTPEAAYIDVGLTTVDQFIDKMGYVATEMLVSLIQGNCPDSNLYKIPTRLIVRGSCCRAV